Within Planococcus citri chromosome 2, ihPlaCitr1.1, whole genome shotgun sequence, the genomic segment taaggcggaattaaggtggaaaacccttcattttacccctattttcagttttttcctccttaaaagaagtggggatgacctaggatgctgaaatttggatatgttgatcacaatgggagtactgaccaatgatacaattttggaccattttcatccatttggggccatattatgcgcatccaaaaaaatgacctttccgtaattttcgaatttgaccctccccaccctaggggtcgactttatGTTCCAAAAGAacctcattccccaagtttgactttatttgatcgattagaacaggttccaagtcccaaagtcatgaagtgtgaacttattgaaatcacatcacttttaggggtcgtagcgccaccccccttggggctagggagttggttgatagctcatttgataggtatttgagaggagattaaataatcagtgctcattttactcaaaagttgacatttcagaattttttgtcaaaaaactgattttggggggctttgatccactgtggggggggggttagctcgagGGGTAGaggcgggggcttttagtatgttgttcaccagaccatcctagacaatattcaccaaaaaaacctttgatcccaattatgtcccggtcaaattgcattttacCTAGGCTAACAGCCAAAAACGTCGAAAAATTCCACACAGGATGCaaaacgtcgtcgtcgaaaTACAGAGCTTTTGGAAAAACCAAGCTCACGCTACCATGCAGGGAAATTCCACTTATGTAGAAAATCGTACTCGAATTAATCGTACATGATtgttaaacaaaaaaataacagcttttattttatcaaaaaaaaataatagaaaataaataGTAAGTTCATTGAACTTACGAGAAAAGCGAAGTACGCTCGCGATACATAAACTTTGTAAGTTACATGATGACAAAATACAAACGAATgactagaataatttttaaaacgtaacATAACAAgtttcaataaattcaaaacaacaaatAACCATTTATATTTCCGAAACTACACCAATAATGCAGCCAgttatttttatctaattttattttattttattttattttaaaaaacaaatctaaattttgataggaaaatgaaaaacgagtttttcatttttccaacactttcttggtaaattttataaaattttgattttttccctcatttttgtcctaaagattttcaaaaattcacctaaaatcgaGATAGttattttagcacttgaaatttttacaggtgataaatCTTTgcctgttctttcgatctacctttatacagtttaaaaaatttcgtgcaagtcctgtagttattggaacgcaaaatctgcgatttcggctgacctgccaatcaaaacggccgctattttgtaagtaggccactttttttttgaggacaatggctagaaatgtttccTAGGACTCTCCtgttaagaaaaaagttgtcccggaggatcggcaggggggtccaatagatccttatgcgggctcccagactattttaatttcttttttgagtGTGATCtcttttcgtttcaaaaaatctagatCGTTTTACATTTCAATTATTCTTGTTTCGAGGTAAAATTGTTCTGTAATTGCGTCTTGTAAAGGTGTTTGTTTGCTATTCAACATtcagtaaagaaaaaaaatgatcgtttgCTTGATAAACTACGTATCTATCTTATTCACAGAAACAGTATTAAATGCCATTACGTGGGGTGATAAAGAGTCACGATGATAATGATACTTGTATGGTGTAACTAATGGTTCCCTTTAGAACGGtacattgttttcattttgatcaattAGCTCACAGTTAGCGTAGGTACCTAACACTTTTCCCTGCCATATTTTCTCGTGCTTATCTATTTTTACTCTTTGTCTTTTGTgtaatttacaacaaaaaaaattatcaatctaCTCGCAGAATTATGTCGTCGTGGAAATCTTATTTATTCGCATTTTTTGTGATCGCAATAGTTGACCAGATAAACACAACTCCTCCAGATATCCGAGATGAAATAAAGATCAAAAGTTCAATAGGTTCAAAATATGGCTTATCCGCTAGAAATGATCCTCCTCCTGAAACAACAACTACCGAAGATCCAACAACAACTACCAAAGGTCCAACAACCACTACAGAAAAACCGACAAAAAGTCCCACAACAACTACTGAAAGTCCTGCCCACAATGAATTCGCCAAGTTTACGCTCGTGTCGACTGGTTCAAAACAATACAAAGTGAAGGAAGCTGCACTGGAACATGGAAAATGGTGGTTAGGTATGTAAACAATATAAAACTGATCcattctaatgaaaaaaattaaagctatTTTAACTCAACGAAACATTCATAGACACGAATCATcagcgtttattttttttatgaactttgGATTCTATAAAACTTTTTCTGGTGCGAACTTAggttgtaattattttttttttttcgtgtaagtATATTCAAGGTcttttaaattgtaaaatgttGCGAGTTAGTGTTCATGATGTTCATACTGcttcattttatcatttttgaatttttttttcgacctaGGGTTTTTCCACGAGATAGTGGCTAATtcgaaaagaaattaaattattaaattaaacgTCAACTGTTAATAAAACTAACCAATCCAATATAACTaataccattttaaaattttgctcttAGGTTCTACAAGCAATCCAGTTTCCGAAAACCATATAAATACGTTGACGTTTGGAAACTGGTCGCCACTTACAATTGGAGGAATCCCACTAACTGGTTCAAGTGAAGGTGTAAAAGGccgtttcaaaatcaaaaatctgcaaGGACTTGTTGCATTAGTGGTAGACTTCGAAGTGGTGGGGAAAAAACAACCTAAAATTGCCTTATCTGGAGCAACTTCCTGTTCCGGTGGACCACACGGCGATCAACCTAACATCATTGATATCACATGTGATTAGTGGTAACATTAAATAGCAGCATCTGTACTTACagcttgaagaaaaaatataaatatttaagcaagtttattttttaagcgcataaaaaatttacctataaaaaatacacttattTTGAGACATGATAATTTATTTACTCGATATCAGGAAATTATTATCTCTGCTTATGGGAGAatttcaggtagaaaaaaaaatgttacatgtTGTAACGAGGAAGCTTGTTGAGATGTCCAT encodes:
- the LOC135835367 gene encoding uncharacterized protein LOC135835367, with protein sequence MSSWKSYLFAFFVIAIVDQINTTPPDIRDEIKIKSSIGSKYGLSARNDPPPETTTTEDPTTTTKGPTTTTEKPTKSPTTTTESPAHNEFAKFTLVSTGSKQYKVKEAALEHGKWWLGSTSNPVSENHINTLTFGNWSPLTIGGIPLTGSSEGVKGRFKIKNLQGLVALVVDFEVVGKKQPKIALSGATSCSGGPHGDQPNIIDITCD